AGCTAGAGACTCTTTTGCATAATAACTAAGCTGTCTGAAAAGCTCTGTTGTAATAACCGTATTGTTTTTCAATTCAGCTTTAAAATTATATTTTGGTTTGCCTACATCTAAATATTTCTCTAGCTTCATTGCAGGCTCGCCTTCGTAAGTTCTGCTTTCGCAAATACCTAAATAGCATGAGAGCGCATCTAGTATCCTGCCAAAAGAGCTTGTGACAGGACTTTTACTCGATAGTTTTCTAAGAATCTCAGCATCTTTTCCGTGGAAATACAATTCTTTTCCTAATTTATCGAAAATTGCAAATACTATTCTGCGAGGGTCTTTAGCTACAGCATCGCCCCCTATAAGTGGGATTTGCTCTAAGGAGGCAACTCTTTTGAAAGAATCGAAGTAAGAAATTAAAACTTCGCCACCCCATATTGTTCCGTCGCTACCATATCCGGCGCCATCCAACGTTAGTGCAACAATGCTATCTAGTTGGTTCTCCAGCATTAAGCTACAGGCATGAGCCCAGTGATGCTGAATTTCTAAAAGCTCTGCATTGTAGCGCTCCGCAAGCAATTTACCAACATTTCTAGTATTGTATCTGGGATGTAAATCGATACCTACCCCATCTATATTTTTTAGATTGCATAATCTAACAAGCCGGTTTATACTCTGCTCTAAAAATTCTATAGTACCGTAATATCTAGAGTTGCCTATGTATTGAGAGCTGTATAAATTTCCGTTTGTTGATAAAGTGCTAGTAACGTCTCTTTCCGCGCCTACCCCTACAATGTTCTCTTTATAAGGTACTTTGATAACGTTAGGTATAAATCCTCTAGATTTTCTTATGAAAAAGAAGCTCTTTCCGTAAGGCTTTATAACGGTATCGTCCGCTCTGTTAATAATAGCTCTGTTATGCAACAGATAACAATCTGCATTCAAGCTAAAAGCGTCTTCGTTTCTAATAATCATAGGCTCGCCAGGTATGTTTGCAGAAGTCATTATAACAGCATCTGAGTTTAAATAATGAAACAGCACGTGATGAAGAGCTGTGTACGGCAAGTATATCCCTATGTTTCCTAGACCTGGCGCTACACCTTCAAGCACATCGTTGTGAGCATTACAGCTCCTTACAATTAGTATAGGAGCTTGTGGCGAAGTCATTAACTCTTCTTCATATCTGTTTATAATTGCGTATTTTTTTGCAGTCTCTATATTCCTTACCATTACAGCAAACGGTTTCTGCTTGCGCCTATACCATTCTCTAAATTTTTTAATTTCTTCAGCTCTACAGCACAGATGCATTCCTCCCCAGCTTTTAACAACTCCTATAGCTCCTTCATCAATGCACTCTGCAAATCTTTCAATTGCGTTCTCCGACGCAGAATTATTCTTTCCTTCATAAAAGGTATATTTAGGTCCGCAGGTAGGGCATGAAATTGCTTGTGCGTGGAACCTTCTTTTAGCAGGGTCTTTGTACTCTTTTCTGCACTCTTTGCATAGCTTGAACTCGTGCATAGAAGTTCTTTCTCTATCGTAAGGAATATTTTTAATTGCGGAAAATCGTTCTCCGCAGTTTGTGCAGTTTGTGAATGGATAGAGATATCTCCGATCGCTTTCATCAAATAATTCTTTTAAGCAGTCTTTGCATATAGCTGTATCGACAGGCGTTGCCGAGGTTCTTGCACCATCTTCACTATCTAAAATTAAGAAATCGTTAAAAGCTCTAGTGCTTGCATGCTCTATTTTTATGTTTTCTATTCTAGCAATCGGTGGCAAGCTCTTCTTCAAGCTATTTAAAAATTTATCTAAATCTCTATCAATACATATTTCTACTTCAGAGCCTTTATTTAGCACGTAGCCTCTTAAGTTCAGCGCTTTAGCAACTCTATAGACAGTAGGTCTGAAGCCAACACCTTGCACAACACCGCTAACGATTATTTTCACAGTCCCAGATACCTCATTAATTCAGTTATACCTTTACCTGT
This is a stretch of genomic DNA from Candidatus Thermoplasmatota archaeon. It encodes these proteins:
- the hypF gene encoding carbamoyltransferase HypF, which gives rise to MKIIVSGVVQGVGFRPTVYRVAKALNLRGYVLNKGSEVEICIDRDLDKFLNSLKKSLPPIARIENIKIEHASTRAFNDFLILDSEDGARTSATPVDTAICKDCLKELFDESDRRYLYPFTNCTNCGERFSAIKNIPYDRERTSMHEFKLCKECRKEYKDPAKRRFHAQAISCPTCGPKYTFYEGKNNSASENAIERFAECIDEGAIGVVKSWGGMHLCCRAEEIKKFREWYRRKQKPFAVMVRNIETAKKYAIINRYEEELMTSPQAPILIVRSCNAHNDVLEGVAPGLGNIGIYLPYTALHHVLFHYLNSDAVIMTSANIPGEPMIIRNEDAFSLNADCYLLHNRAIINRADDTVIKPYGKSFFFIRKSRGFIPNVIKVPYKENIVGVGAERDVTSTLSTNGNLYSSQYIGNSRYYGTIEFLEQSINRLVRLCNLKNIDGVGIDLHPRYNTRNVGKLLAERYNAELLEIQHHWAHACSLMLENQLDSIVALTLDGAGYGSDGTIWGGEVLISYFDSFKRVASLEQIPLIGGDAVAKDPRRIVFAIFDKLGKELYFHGKDAEILRKLSSKSPVTSSFGRILDALSCYLGICESRTYEGEPAMKLEKYLDVGKPKYNFKAELKNNTVITTELFRQLSYYAKESLADNKKADLAYSFVKSLVEALASIAVEKAYENNIECIGLTGGVSYNIPITELCRKFVEKESLKFVTHSTVPNGDGGISIGQNVIAGYKISKGKEH